In the Telopea speciosissima isolate NSW1024214 ecotype Mountain lineage chromosome 2, Tspe_v1, whole genome shotgun sequence genome, one interval contains:
- the LOC122651446 gene encoding cinnamoyl-CoA reductase-like SNL6 produces the protein MWRRMESCREEMVITKPETTLAASSSIYEKQKPWGSFKAIACNMKGIDRKLVCLTGGNSYLGSHILTHLLARGYLVRLVLQNPVQLEEEMIEEGVGIESVVVAKLGDVDSLCRAFTGCHAVFHTSSSFDPRGVSGYSETMVFLETEGASNVIEACGRAACVKRCIFTSSLLASIWQGNGVDERVINESCWSNEEFCRDNKLWLALGKTTAEKIAWRKSKEMKVNLVTVCPALLMAPTFPNAQTETSLPYLKGGQLMLDRGVLATVNVNTVAKAHIDVYEAMDYGACGRYLCFDKVLERLEDVIDLENGLKMNGLLSRGRNAVSNHEENEDRHCSLSNARLAKLVSNACQP, from the exons atgtggaGGAGAATGGAGAGTTGCAGAGAGGAGATGGTGATAACCAAACCAGAGACAACACTAGCAGCTTCATCATCAATCTATGAAAAACAGAAGCCATGGGGGAGCTTCAAAGCTATTGCTTGCAATATGAAGGGGATTGACAGAAAGCTGGTCTGTCTCACAGGTGGGAATTCATATTTGGGCTCTCACATACTAACCCACCTCTTGGCTCGAGGCTACCTTGTTCGACTCGTTCTACAAAAtccag TACAACTGGAGGAGGAGATGATAGAAGAAGGGGTGGGAATAGAGAGTGTGGTGGTGGCCAAGTTGGGAGATGTGGACAGCCTCTGCCGAGCCTTCACTGGTTGTCATGCCGTTTTCCATACCTCCTCTTCTTTCGATCCTCGCGGCGTCTCTGGTTATTCG GAAACAATGGTCTTTCTGGAAACAGAGGGAGCAAGTAATGTTATTGAAGCATGTGGGAGAGCTGCTTGTGTTAAGAGATGCATCTTTACTTCATCTCTGCTAGCTTCAATATGGCAAGGCAATGGTGTTGATGAAAGAGTCATCAATGAGAGTTGTTGGAGCAATGAAGAGTTTTGCAGAGACAATAAG CTTTGGCTTGCCTTGGGTAAGACAACAGCAGAGAAAATTGCTTGGAGAAAATCCAAAGAAATGAAAGTGAATCTTGTCACAGTTTGCCCTGCTCTTCTTATGGCTCCAACCTTTCCAAATGCTCAAACAGAAACTTCTCTACCCTATCTTAAAG GGGGACAACTTATGCTAGATCGAGGTGTATTGGCAACTGTGAATGTAAATACAGTGGCGAAGGCGCACATTGATGTTTATGAAGCTATGGATTATGGAGCTTGTGGGAGATACTTGTGCTTTGATAAGGTTTTGGAAAGATTAGAAGATGTAATTGATCTTGAGAATGGGTTGAAGATGAATGGACTATTGTCAAGAGGAAGAAATGCTGTATCAAACCATGAAGAAAACGAAGATAGACACTGCTCTCTTAGTAATGCTAGACTTGCTAAATTGGTATCTAATGCT